CCTTCCGGAATTGCTCCTGGCGGAAAAAGTCGGGATTGTTGGTGAAGGTATTATGTTTAGTTCCAACGACACGCCGAAAGAGGAATTTGTCAAAGCAAAGGAACTGGGTGCGATTATTAATCTTGATGATATCTCTCATATCCAGTATCTGGAAGAAGCTGCCGGATTACCTGATCTTGTTTGCTTCCGATATAATCCCGGAGCGCTTAAAGAGGGTAATACTTTTATCGGCAACCCTGAGGAAGCCAAGTACGGATTCACACGTGAACAACTTCTTGAAGGATACAGGACACTGGCGGAAAAAGGTGTGAAAAGGTTTGGTATCCATACGATGGTTGCATCCAATGAACTTGATCCACAGTATTTCATTGAAACCGCAAGGATAATTTTTGAAGTAATAGCTGAAATCTCCGGGGAGCTTGGTATTCACTTTGAATTTGCCAACCTTGGCGGTGGAATTGGGATTCCATACAAACCGGATCAGGAGCCAGTTCCCTATGATGTCATCGCAAAAGGTGTCAAGGAAGAATATGATCGTTTAATTGAAGCAAACGGCCTTGCACCGCTCAAGATCTTCCTCGAATGTGGCAGGGTAATTACCGGTCCTTACGGCTATCTCATCACTTCTGTACGCCATCTGAAGCACACATACAAGGATTATGTGGGAACCGATGCTTGCATGGCTAACCTGATGAGGCCGGGTGTATACGGCGCTTATCACCACATTACCGTACTAGGCAAGGAAAATGCTCCAACCACTCACAAATATGATGTTACAGGTTCTCTGTGTGAGAACAACGACAAGTTTGCAATAGACAGGATGCTTCCGGATATAGAAACAGGTGACATTCTAGCCATTCACGACAGTGGCGCACATGGGCATGCAATGGGATTCAATTACAATGGTAAGCTACGCTCTGCAGAAATATTGCTAAGGAATGACGGAAGCTTTATCCAGATACGCAGGGCTGAAACAGTAGACGATTATTTCGCAACACTGGACTTTGGTAACCTGAAGTCCTTTGAATAATTTCCTGACGTCCTTAAGGGCGTCAACTACCTCTTTTTAAATCCAATATGCCCGTATATGTTATGGCTGGCTTGCTTCCTGTTCATACCATCGGGTTGGAAGCTCGTAGTCAAGTTCCGGTCTGTATTCATCAGGAAGGTAGAATTTAGTTCCCCGATTGTTGAGTGAATCTTCAAATCCAGGATCGACTGATTCAAGGAGCACACGGGCTTCTTCAGCTTTTGTTGCGCTTTCCATCCTGTATAGTGCAAACCTTTTGTTGTAAAGGGCAGATGGATTATGCGGATCGATTTGAAGAATACGATCATATGTTTCAACTGAAGCTTCCACATCCCCGAGGATGTTGTGGATGAATGCTTTGTTATACAATGCTGTTATGGAATTTGGCTTGTATTTTAGCGCCTCATCATAGTATGTAATTGAACCTACATAGCCGCTTAAGAGGTAGGTGACAGTTGCCTTGTGATATAGGGCTGCAGGGTTAGCCGGATCTATTTCCAGTACTTTATTGTAATTAAGCTGCGCAAGATAGTATTCTTTCTTCATGTAATGCGCAAAGCCTTTCCTGCAAAGGGCATCTGTATTTTCAGGATCAAG
The window above is part of the Methanohalophilus levihalophilus genome. Proteins encoded here:
- a CDS encoding diaminopimelate decarboxylase family protein; translation: MVSKTLPFTKQKIEEIAAEYPTPFHVYDEKGILENARKLKEAFGILEGFTEYFAVKALPNPFIMKILKKEGFGADCSSLPELLLAEKVGIVGEGIMFSSNDTPKEEFVKAKELGAIINLDDISHIQYLEEAAGLPDLVCFRYNPGALKEGNTFIGNPEEAKYGFTREQLLEGYRTLAEKGVKRFGIHTMVASNELDPQYFIETARIIFEVIAEISGELGIHFEFANLGGGIGIPYKPDQEPVPYDVIAKGVKEEYDRLIEANGLAPLKIFLECGRVITGPYGYLITSVRHLKHTYKDYVGTDACMANLMRPGVYGAYHHITVLGKENAPTTHKYDVTGSLCENNDKFAIDRMLPDIETGDILAIHDSGAHGHAMGFNYNGKLRSAEILLRNDGSFIQIRRAETVDDYFATLDFGNLKSFE